GTGCGGACGAGGTCCATTTTGTTGAGGGCTAAAATGGCTGGTCGCTCGCCTAAATAGCCGAGGCTAAACGTATCTGGCGCTTCCTGCGTAGCATCGGCCATAAAAACCACCAGATCGGCGTCGGCTATGGCTTGGCTTACCGTACGCATCATGTGCTCATGCAGCTTATAGCGCGTTTTTTTGAGCACACCGGGCGTGTCGAGGAAGACGATCTGATACGTGTCGCCTGAGAGGATGCCCAGTACGCGATGACGGGTTGTTTGCGGCTTAGGGGTGACGATAGAGAGCTTATGGCCTAAGAGCGCGTTCATGAGCGTGCTTTTGCCCACGTTGGGCTTGCCCACAATGGCCACATAGCCGCTCCGGTGCTCGGGAGGCAGTTGGGAGGGATCGATGAGTAAAGGAGAGGGACTGGTCATTTACGTGTCGCTCAAAAGCCTTTTACCAGCCGACGCATTTCACGCACAGCAGTTTCCAGTCCAACAAGCACTGCACGGGCAATGATGGCAAAGCCGATTGATACTTCATGGACATGGGGTACGATTTCCCGGAAGAGCAAATAGTTATGGTAATTTAGGCCATGCCCTGCGTGAACCTGGAGCCCCAGCTCGTGTGCCAGCTGTGCTGCATGGGCGAGTCGCTCTGCTTCAGCACGCTGTGCTGCTTCAGTGGGCGCATTGGCAAAGTCACCGGTGTGCAGTTCAACGGCATTAGCACCTAAAGCATGTGCTGCTTCAATTTGTTTCGGATCTGGATCGACAAAAAGGGCTACTTCCTCAATGCCTGCCTCAAAAAGTCGCGGGATTACCGTTTGCAGACGGGCGCGGTTGGCCACTACGTCTAGGCCTCCCTCGGTAGTAATCTCTTCACGCCGCTCTGGCACCAACGTGGCCAAATGCGGCCGCACCTGGCAGCAGATCGAGACAATTTCTTCGTTGGTGGACAGCTCAAAGTCCAACTTTCCCTGAACGACTTCTTTGAGGCGAAAAGCATCCCGATCGGTAATATGTCGCCGGTCTTCTCGTAGGTGGAAGACAACGCCATCTGCTCCGGCCAGCTCGCAGAGCACGGCGGCTTGGACGGGGTCAGGGACGGTCTCGCGCCGCGCATTCCGTAGGGTAGCTACGTGGTCGATATTCACCAATAGGCGCGTCATGCACATGCTTTGTTTGGAGAAACCAGCTTGCTTTAACCGAAGGGCTTATGTAGAGGTTGCGGCGTGACGAAAGGATGATGGAAAGCAAAAGACATGTTGCATTTCCACGAGGCGTCCTGTATTTTCGCGCTCGGCGGGACAAGTTGCTCGCTGCGTTTTCACAGGTAAGTTTTCATCAGGAGCACGACACGCATGGCTGACCGTCGTCACACCACACGCCTACTGTTGCAGCTGGTTTTGGGCTTGGTGATTGTGGTATTGGCGTATTATCTGTACGTATCGATTACAGAACCCTACCAAGCGGTACGGCGTGAGCAGGCGCTTACGCGCCTGACGCGTGATCGCATGATTGATGTGCGTACAGCGCTGATTCGGTACCAGTCGCTTTATGAGCGTTTCCCTTCGACCCTAGATTCTTTAGTGCTTTGGGTCCGAGCGGATTCGTTTATGATGGCTAAGGCCGATAGCCTTTTTGGGCCTGGCTTTATTGTGGATTCTATGATTTTTTCGCCACGTGGGGGAAAGTTTGAATACGTTGTGAACGATACGGGTCGGGTAGATATCTATTACCTGAAAGATCCGCATTCTGACGATCACATTGGCGCATTGGAGCCGGATGTAACGAAACTTAACGCCGCCAGCTGGGAATAAGCGGTTGTGCGGTTGCAGGTCTAGAGGGGCACTATGGAACGGCCTCGGGCGGGTATTGAACTGCAGGGTAGCGTGCTGCGCTATGCCGAACTAGAACGGCAGGAGGCTAGGTATCATTTGCTACGGCTAGGAAGTTGTGATTTTGACTTTGATGTCGTAGCCGAGTTGCAGTCTCAAGCACCGCGTTACCTGGATGTTGTGGCCGAGGCGTTGTGTGATGTGCTGAGCGGCACGCGCGCTTCGGAGATCGAAGTGGCGCTCCATCCTCTCCAGGTGCTGACGTTTGGCAGTCTTCAGCCCGAACCGATCGATCCAGGGGTTCTTCACCAGCGTCTAATAGCAGAAAGTGTTTGGCTCAGTGGGCAGGAAGCCACTGTTTTTCGCCTGTACTTTGAGTCCGGTTGGGTGCAAACGCTGCCCGAAGGGGAACGTCTGCGTTGGTATCAGGTGCTGGTGCTACCGGCGCATGTGGAACAAAACTTAGCGCAGGTGTTGCGTCGGGCTCCCTGCTCGGCTTTTCGCATCCGGTTGAGCACGGCTGGTGTAGCGAAAACGCTTAGCCGCATGCCTGGTCCAGAGCCTGGGCTTCCGCCAGAGGTGGGCTTGGCTATTGGGTGCTATGAAACGCACACCGAGTACACGCTTTGCCGCCGTGGCTCCTGGATGCTGAGCCATTACATGCAGGGCCCTGCTGCCAATGCGTCTTATTTTAGCCTAGCGCTTTTGCATAAGCTAGGGTTAGCAGCGGGAATGGTAGAGCAGCTGATGCTCTATGGGACGCACGTGACCGATACGTTGATGGAGGCGCTGCGTCCACTTTTTCCCGTTGAACCTGTGCGCTTAAACCCACTTGTGCTCACAACGCTGGATCCACGCAGCCTGGCGAGCTCCTTTGAGGTTGAGGCCTACGTCCCCTGCATTGGCGTAGCCCTGAGCTAAGGGTTGACCTATGCGGATCATTGCCGGACGCTTCCGCCGCAAAAGTCTGCGGGCGCCTAAAGGGCACCTGACGCGCCCTACGACCGATCGTACGCGCGAGTCGCTTTTTCATTTGGTGGAAAGCCGCATGGAGCTCGAGGGTGCCGACGTGCTGGATTTGTTTGCTGGCACAGGAGCTCTGGGCTTAGAGGCCATCAGCCGAGGTGCTGTTGCGGTAACGTTTGTGGAGTTGCAAGGGCCGGTGCTAGCCTACGCTCGGGAAAATGCCCGTGCTCTAGGCGTGGAGGATCACTGCGTTTTTCTCAGGGCGGATGCTGTAGCGTACTTGCGTCGCTATAGCGGCCCGCCTTTTGACCTGATTTTGGCTGACCCTCCCTACGATCTGCCTGAGCTGCCGCAACTACCTGAGCTGGCTTTGCCCCATGTAAAACCTCATGGGTTGTTTGTCTTAGAGCATGACAAAAGGCATCGCTTTGAGGGGCATCCTTATTTAGATACCAGCAGAGCTTATGGCCGCACGATCGTTTCGGTGTTTCGTCCGCAAGCCATCCCACGTTGACTTCCATGTCTACCCGATTGGCCCTCTATCCCGGGACGTTTGATCCGTTCACCTATGGTCACCTAGACATTGTAGAGCGAGCGCTGCGCATTTTTGACCGGGTTGAGGTAACCGTGGCGGTCAACGTGGGCAAGTCGCCCCTGTTTACCATAGAGGAGCGCTGTGAACTCATCCGTCAGTGCACAGCTCACCTGGAGCGTGTCGAGGTGGTTGCCTTTGAAGGGCTGCTGGTAGATCATGCACGTGCCCGGGGGGCAACAGCACTGGTTCGGGGCTTGCGGCAGGTCAGTGACTTCGAGTACGAATTTCGCATGGCTTTTGCTAACCGTCGTCTTTATCCTGAACTGGAGACGGTTTTTTTAATGACCTCAGAAGCCTATGCAATGATTAGCTCTTCGATTGTGCGCGAGGTGCACCGTTGGGGTGGGGACGTAAGCCTGTTTGTGCCGCCGCCTGTTGTTGAAGCGCTCCGGAAGAAACGCCTAGCCCATTGAAGCCGAAGCGCTGGTGATCTAACTTTCTTTTGTGTCGTTAAAGCGGGCAATCCTTTGTTTCATCTGAGTAAGCTATGGCTGTGCAGGTCGAAGTTTTTAATCCCCGGGTAATGGCCATGCAGCCTTCGGCGACGCTGGCCATGAGTGCCCGAGCCAAACAGTTGCGCCGGGAAGGCAAGCCGGTGATCAGTTTGAGTGCGGGAGAGCCAGACTTCCGTACGCCGGCACCGATTGCCGAGGCTGCTATTGCAGCTATCCGCGAAGGGTTTACGCGTTACACGGAAAATGCCGGCATGCTGGAGCTGCGGCAAGCCATCAGCCGCAAGCTTGCCGAAGAGAACGGTCTAGAGTACGCTCCAGAGCAAATTCTGTGCACCAATGGCGCCAAGCAGGCCGTGGCCATGGCCATCGAGGTGCTTTGCCGTCCGGGCGACGAAGTACTCATCCCAGCCCCTTACTGGGTGAGCTATCCTGAAATGGTACGTTTAGCGGGCGCAGAACCGGTAATCCTGTCCACCTCGGTGGAAACCGGTTATCGAATCACGCCGGAAGCGCTCGAAGCAGCCATTACGGAACGCACGCGTCTGCTTATTTTGTGCTCGCCTTCGAATCCGACCGGCACGGTCTACACCCCTGAGGAACTGGAAGCCTTAGCGGAGGTGCTGCGGCGGCACGAACATGTTTACGTGCTTTCGGACGAAATTTACGAGTACATTGTGTTTGATGCTGAGCATGTATCGTTTGCCCGCTTGCCTGGCATGAAGGAGCGGACGATCACGGTGAATGGCTTTTCTAAGAGCTTTGCCATGACCGGATGGCGTTTGGGCTATTTGGCTGCCGAGTTGCCGATTGTCAAGGCTGCTGCTAAAGTACAGAGCCAGTTTACTTCGGCGCCGTGCAGCATCTCTCAGAAAGCTGGTCTGGCGGCACTCCAAATGGACAAAGGCCCGATTCAGGAAATGGTAGCCGCTTTTCGCCAGCGCCGTGATTTTCTGCTGCAGCAGCTGGGCAGTATGGAGGGTATTACATGCCCTAAGCCTGAAGGGGCTTTCTACCTGTTCCCACAAGTTTCGGCCTTCTATGGACGGCGCACGCCTGAAGGTCAGGCCATTACCGATAGCGAGTCGCTATGCATGTATCTGCTGGAGCAGTGCCACGTGGCCTTAGTGCCTGGCCAGGCGTTTGGCGACCCGAACGGAGTGCGCATTTCCTACGCCGCTTCGATGGAAGACTTGGCCGAAGCCATGCGCCGCATCGAAGCTGGCCTGAAGGCCCTGCACTAAGCCTGCACGTAACCGTTGGAATCCAAACCCCTTACGCAGCAGAGCGAAGCCTTTACCCCTCAGCCGCACCGACCCCAACGGCTGTGGCTGCATCTGTTGCTCTTTTTTTTAACCCTTCTTTCGACGACCCTGACGTGGCCCGAGTGGGCGGGGCGGTGGCTCCTTTACGAACACGTAGGCTATAGCGCGCTCCTAAGCGATGGCCTGCGTTTTAGCGTGCCGCTGCTTTTAATTCTAACGGTGCACGAACTGGGTCACTACCTAGCGGCGCGTCGTCACCAGATCGATGCCACCTTGCCTTACTACATTCCTTTCCCCTTCAACGGGATCGGCACCTTTGGAGCTGTAATTCGCATCCGGGAACCGATTCCTGATACCCGTACGCTGTTTGACATTGGTGTGGCTGGTCCACTCGCCGGCTTTGTGGTAGCCGTACTGGTGCTGCTTTATGCATTGATCACGCTGCCACCGCCTACGTATTTGCTCGATGTACCAGGCCACGAAGCCTTAAAGGCTTATATTCAAGCACATGGACGTTTCCCCGTGGCTCCTTTACCCTCTGACGATCCCACCAGTACCACGCTGGTGCTAGGCCCTACGCTGCTTTTCGACACGCTGGCACGCTTGTTCCCCAATGTGCCTCCCATGTACGAGCTGTACCACTATCCCACGCTGTTTGCTGCCTGGCTGGGGTTGTTCTTTACCGCACTTAATTTGCTGCCGGTCGGTCAGCTCGACGGTGGCCATGTGCTTTATGCTCTTTTTGGATCCCTTTGGCATCGACGTCTTGCGCGAGCCTTTATGGTGCTTCTGCTCGCTTCAGCTACCATCGGCTTTGCCCTGGAAATGCTGCCCGCACTGTTGGCCGAGGGTATCTGGTGGCTAGAGCCAGCTGCCTGGTTTGGCTTAGCCTTCACGCTTTACCTGTATCTTCATCGGCTTTTTGCAGGAGATCATCGCTGGATTGCACCGCTGTTGCTAGGACTAATGATTTTGGCGGCTTTAGCACCGCGTTGGGCAGAGCTTATTGGCTGGCTAGGACACAGCGGCTGGTTTCTCTGGGGCTTACTCATTTTATACCTGATCCGCGTGGATCATCCCCCGGTTTGGTTTGTGCAGCCCCTTACGCGCGCGCGACGCGTGCTAGGTTGGATAGCTATTGCTATTTTTGTACTTTGCTTTAGCATTCGACCGCTGCATCTACTTTAAAAGGGTGCGGTAAAGCGCACGATTTACTATTAATTTCTGCTAGTGCCCATGCGATAGTGATACAAAACGCGCACAATTACGCAAATGAATCGTTATGGGGTGCATGGGGCGCCTAGTGTGGATCATGGGCCTAGCAGGCAGCTTGCTTTGGGGTTGCGATACGCTGCCGGGAGCTCCCTCGCTTGAGGGAAGGCCGCCGGTGGTTTCCAATTTGAGCTTTTCGCCCGATTCGGTGGATGTGGCCGCGTTGCCGCCCGATCAGGTCCAGGGAGAGGTCGCCTTGGTGCCACTTTCGATAGCCGTTACGGCGCGCGATCCCGATGGCTCTGTTGAACAGGTCGCGTTTGTGGTACGGGCTCCCTTGCAAGCGACGGAGCCGGTGGCTACAGGGACGTTGCGGGCTATAGGCGAGGATCGCTACGCCGGAGAAATAACCCTACAGCTTCAGCGGGCCCACGTTGGCCCCTATACCGTGCTCGTCTATGCTGTAGACAACGAGCAGCGCCTAAGCAACCAAGTTCGTGGAATTTTGTGGTTTTGGGCAGCAGGAGGGCCCCCGGTGATCGAAGAAGTCCTGGTACCTGACACGTTACGTCGTCCCCCGCATGGAGCTCCTCCCGTTACCTTCCGCGTTGTGGCGCGGGTGTCTGACCCCGACGGCCTGGCAAACATCTTGCGCGTGGAGCTGCGTGTTGCCGGTGGAGCGCCTATTTTGCTCTGTGACGATGGAGGAAAAAGCAGTTGCGGCGGGGTTCCGAGCAGTGGCGACGAGGTGGCCGGCGACGGACGCTTCACCATAACGCTTGCTTTGTCCAGCGACAACGCACCGGGCGTTTATCCCTTCGTCTTTCAAGCCATAGACCGAACTGGACTGACCAGCGAGGAGGTGCGTCGTGATGTGGTGGTGGAATAAACAAATCTGCTGGGCCGCCTTGCTTAGTCTGCTGCCGCTGCTTCCGCTCTGGGCCCAACCCAAAACCGACTGGATGCACCGCGTTGCCACGCTGCTTCCCGTTCCGGGTATCGCCGACAACTTTGTCAGCAACTTGGCTGCCCGGGGAGATTCGCTCTGGATTGGTCCGCGTTTGGACCTTACCTTTGATGGCGGCCAGACCTGGTACCGCGCCAATGTCGACTCCATTACGCAGGGGCGCGGCCGTGTTTATGCGTTGCTGGTCATTGGCGACACGGTTTGGGCAAGCCTAGGCACACGCTATTTGGCCGACTTAAATGGCGATGGCATCGACGATGACGTCTTTGAGGCCGTCGGCCTGGTCGTCTCGACCGATGGTGGTCAAAGCTGGAGCTTCCGCTTTCCGCCCCTGGATGCGCCTGCCGACACTGTGATCCTCTATGGCAGCTCCCGCCTTCCCGCTATACCCATCGTTTCTCCACAGCTGACAACAACTTTTGATTTGGCTTATGATCGGCTTAGGCATCGACTTTGGGTAGCTAGCTGGTATGGAGGGTTGCGCTATTCCGACGACTGGGGTCGCAGCTGGCATCGTGCCGTCTTGCCTCCCGATACGCTTGATGCTCTGCGCCCCGAACGGTCTTACTTTTTCCGCGTTGGGCCGCCTACCAGTGCACAAGATCGCTATGACAACTATTTCGCTTTTGCTGTGCACGTGGATGGTGCAGGAGCGGTCTGGGCTGGGACAGCTGGGGGCATTAACCGCTCTGAAGATGGAGGTCTGAGCTGGGACCGGTTTGCCAACGAAGGCTATCCGAACGCCCCAACGGGCAATTGGATTGTGGCGATTGCAGAACAAGTGCGGCCAAACGGTCAGCACGTGTTGTGGTTTGCCACGCGTCCGGCAGGACGCACGCCGGGCGAGACGTTTGGTATCACGCGTACGGCCGATGGCGGTCGCACTTTTGAGCAAGTGCTGCTTGGGGAGCGGATCAACGACTTTGCTTTTCGGGGCGATACGGTTTACGCCGCCGGTGACAACGGCCTGTTTGTCTCAACCGACCAGGGCCGCACGTGGCAGACGATCCGGGATTTCTACGATCCTACTTCACGTCGCGTGCTGCGGCCCGACGTGCGTGTTCTTGCTGTGGCCACTACGCGCAGGCATCTGTGGATTGGAACGTCTGACGGGCTGCTGCGCAGCGACGATGGCGGCCGCACTTGGCGCCTGTTCCGGGCTGAGGTTCCTGTGAAGCCTACAACCCCCTCACCCCAAGTTCCCCGTGTGGATACCTATGCCTATCCCAATCCATTTTCGCCTATGCTGGATGCATTTGTGCGCATCCGTTACGATCTGGCGCAGCCTGCCTCGGTACGCGTGCACGTGTTTGACTTTGGCCTGCAGCGCGTGCGTACCCTCTTTGAAGGGATGCAAGAAGCCGGGGCACACGAGGTGATTTGGGACGGGCTTGACGCGCGTGGCGTGCGCGTGGCCAACGGGGTCTATTTCTATGCCGTAGAGACAGATGCAGCCACCTATTGGGGTAAAATTCTGGTGATCGAATGAAACACCTCGTCATTGGGGTAATGCTGGGGCTTAGCGCTGGCGCGCTTCAGGCGCAAGAAGCCGGTATGTTTGCTCGGCTTGCGCTGGATGCGCGTGCCCTGGCGCTTGGGCAAGCCCTAGTGGCCGACGTTGAAGGTGCCTCGGCCTACTACAATCCTGCCCTTGCGGCCTTTACTAGGCGGCCTACGCTGGGGTTGAGTGCGGCGCTTATGGCGCTCGATCGGGAGCTGCAAAGCGTGCACCTGGCTGCAAAGATGCCGCCACAGGCCGGTATTGCCGCTATCCTGCGCCATGGAGGGGTGCGCAATATCGACGGCCGCGATGCCAGTGGCTACCATACACAAA
This Rhodothermus bifroesti DNA region includes the following protein-coding sequences:
- a CDS encoding site-2 protease family protein; translated protein: MESKPLTQQSEAFTPQPHRPQRLWLHLLLFFLTLLSTTLTWPEWAGRWLLYEHVGYSALLSDGLRFSVPLLLILTVHELGHYLAARRHQIDATLPYYIPFPFNGIGTFGAVIRIREPIPDTRTLFDIGVAGPLAGFVVAVLVLLYALITLPPPTYLLDVPGHEALKAYIQAHGRFPVAPLPSDDPTSTTLVLGPTLLFDTLARLFPNVPPMYELYHYPTLFAAWLGLFFTALNLLPVGQLDGGHVLYALFGSLWHRRLARAFMVLLLASATIGFALEMLPALLAEGIWWLEPAAWFGLAFTLYLYLHRLFAGDHRWIAPLLLGLMILAALAPRWAELIGWLGHSGWFLWGLLILYLIRVDHPPVWFVQPLTRARRVLGWIAIAIFVLCFSIRPLHLL
- a CDS encoding pyridoxal phosphate-dependent aminotransferase; the protein is MAVQVEVFNPRVMAMQPSATLAMSARAKQLRREGKPVISLSAGEPDFRTPAPIAEAAIAAIREGFTRYTENAGMLELRQAISRKLAEENGLEYAPEQILCTNGAKQAVAMAIEVLCRPGDEVLIPAPYWVSYPEMVRLAGAEPVILSTSVETGYRITPEALEAAITERTRLLILCSPSNPTGTVYTPEELEALAEVLRRHEHVYVLSDEIYEYIVFDAEHVSFARLPGMKERTITVNGFSKSFAMTGWRLGYLAAELPIVKAAAKVQSQFTSAPCSISQKAGLAALQMDKGPIQEMVAAFRQRRDFLLQQLGSMEGITCPKPEGAFYLFPQVSAFYGRRTPEGQAITDSESLCMYLLEQCHVALVPGQAFGDPNGVRISYAASMEDLAEAMRRIEAGLKALH
- the coaD gene encoding pantetheine-phosphate adenylyltransferase translates to MSTRLALYPGTFDPFTYGHLDIVERALRIFDRVEVTVAVNVGKSPLFTIEERCELIRQCTAHLERVEVVAFEGLLVDHARARGATALVRGLRQVSDFEYEFRMAFANRRLYPELETVFLMTSEAYAMISSSIVREVHRWGGDVSLFVPPPVVEALRKKRLAH
- a CDS encoding pyridoxine 5'-phosphate synthase; the protein is MTRLLVNIDHVATLRNARRETVPDPVQAAVLCELAGADGVVFHLREDRRHITDRDAFRLKEVVQGKLDFELSTNEEIVSICCQVRPHLATLVPERREEITTEGGLDVVANRARLQTVIPRLFEAGIEEVALFVDPDPKQIEAAHALGANAVELHTGDFANAPTEAAQRAEAERLAHAAQLAHELGLQVHAGHGLNYHNYLLFREIVPHVHEVSIGFAIIARAVLVGLETAVREMRRLVKGF
- a CDS encoding RsmD family RNA methyltransferase; protein product: MRIIAGRFRRKSLRAPKGHLTRPTTDRTRESLFHLVESRMELEGADVLDLFAGTGALGLEAISRGAVAVTFVELQGPVLAYARENARALGVEDHCVFLRADAVAYLRRYSGPPFDLILADPPYDLPELPQLPELALPHVKPHGLFVLEHDKRHRFEGHPYLDTSRAYGRTIVSVFRPQAIPR
- a CDS encoding FlgD immunoglobulin-like domain containing protein — its product is MWWWNKQICWAALLSLLPLLPLWAQPKTDWMHRVATLLPVPGIADNFVSNLAARGDSLWIGPRLDLTFDGGQTWYRANVDSITQGRGRVYALLVIGDTVWASLGTRYLADLNGDGIDDDVFEAVGLVVSTDGGQSWSFRFPPLDAPADTVILYGSSRLPAIPIVSPQLTTTFDLAYDRLRHRLWVASWYGGLRYSDDWGRSWHRAVLPPDTLDALRPERSYFFRVGPPTSAQDRYDNYFAFAVHVDGAGAVWAGTAGGINRSEDGGLSWDRFANEGYPNAPTGNWIVAIAEQVRPNGQHVLWFATRPAGRTPGETFGITRTADGGRTFEQVLLGERINDFAFRGDTVYAAGDNGLFVSTDQGRTWQTIRDFYDPTSRRVLRPDVRVLAVATTRRHLWIGTSDGLLRSDDGGRTWRLFRAEVPVKPTTPSPQVPRVDTYAYPNPFSPMLDAFVRIRYDLAQPASVRVHVFDFGLQRVRTLFEGMQEAGAHEVIWDGLDARGVRVANGVYFYAVETDAATYWGKILVIE